A window of Scophthalmus maximus strain ysfricsl-2021 chromosome 10, ASM2237912v1, whole genome shotgun sequence contains these coding sequences:
- the LOC118283466 gene encoding monocarboxylate transporter 12-B isoform X1: MAVTKEQRLGGSRRTSGDAVPPEGGWGWMVVAGCFLATICIRAVTRCVSMFFVEFQLHFDKDYSTTAWIHSLIDSTTMLCAPLGGFLASRLSCRATVMLGGLLSAAGLVLSSFASSLEYLYAFLGILTGLGFALSYTPAIAMVGRYFNERKALAYGIALSGSGIGTFVLAPVVQLLIENYSWRGALLILGGFVSNLCVCGALMRSPEPGGEGMSEDSLTDLERDCVATMADCKDAGRAPADCGRAAAPATQLEINNLKNTQGLLISRGMLKNIALGSDKPAERKLVLLSSPADMTIAECILFSNKLTESVLGEMKRSDSKFANGSTIEDMKLVESMILSSKSADKGVKMEDSGLTEAKETDVGHFGDAVSPRPPPPPLRPSSRGRCFGEEFGFLVAPDFLILSVAFLFLAYGCSAPVVYLVPYALSVGVEHQHAAFLVSIFGVSGILGNITFGWITDRKCLKRYRMLSFMLAIGMEGLCCMFIPLLHSFSLLVPFAVLYGYFDGAYVVLIPVVTSDIVGSTNLPSGLGVVYFLHAIPYLISPPIGGWLVDVTGNYVATFFLSGACFMCSSVVLIATMLVRRCRRSKSDLAAHLYPHLSAAEAAADRQGII; this comes from the exons ATGGCCGTCACCAAGGAGCAGAGGCTCggaggaagcaggaggacgTCCGGGGACGCGGTCCCACCGGAGGGCGGCTGGGGCTGGATGGTCGTGGCCGGTTGTTTCCTCGCCACCATCTGCATCCGGGCCGTCACCag ATGTGTCTCCATGTTCTTCGTGGAGTTCCAGCTGCACTTTGACAAGGATTACTCCACCACCGCCTGGATCCACAGTCTGATCGACTCCACCACCATGCTCTGTG CTCCTCTGGGCGGTTTCCTCGCGAGCCGCCTGTCGTGCAGAGCCACCGTGATGCTGGGGGGTCTGCTGTCCGCCGCGGGGCTCGTCCTCAGCTCCTTCGCCTCCAGCCTGGAATATCTCTACGCCTTCCTGGGCATCCTCACAG GTCTCGGCTTTGCTCTCAGCTACACACCAGCCATAGCGATGGTTGGGAGGTACTTCAATGAGAGGAAAGCTCTGGCCTATGGCATCGCCCTGTCTG GTAGCGGCATTGGCACCTTCGTCCTGGCTCCTGTGGTCCAGCTGCTGATAGAGAACTACTCGTGGAGAGGAGCTCTGCTCATCCTGGGGGGATTCGTGTCCAACCTGTGTGTCTGCGGCGCTCTGATGCGGTCGCCGGAGCCGGGAGGTGAAGG GATGTCGGAGGACAGCCTGACCGACCTGGAGCGAGATTGCGTGGCAACAATGGCGGATTGCAAAGACGCGGGACGAGCGCCCGCCGATTGCGGCCGAGCGGCGGCGCCCGCCACGCAGCTGGAAATCAACAACTTGAAGAACACTCAGGGGCTGCTCATATCCAGGGGGATGCTCAAAAACATTGCGCTCGGAAGCGACAAGCCGGCCGAGAGGAAGCTAGTGCTGCTGTCGAGCCCGGCGGACATGACGATCGCCGAATGCATCCTGTTCAGCAACAAGCTGACGGAGTCGGTGCTGGGGGAGATGAAGCGCTCGGATTCCAAATTTGCCAACGGCAGCACGATCGAGGACATGAAGCTGGTGGAGAGCATGATCTTGAGCAGCAAGTCAGCTGACAAGGGCGTGAAGATGGAAGACTCCGGACTCACTGAAGCCAAAGAAACCGATGTCGGTCACTTTGGCGACGCAGTTagccctcgtcctcctcctcctcctctgcgacCTTCATCCAGAGGTCGCTGTTTTGGCGAGGAGTTTGGGTTCCTCGTGGCGCCCGACTTCTTGATCCTGTCCGTGGCCTTCCTGTTTCTGGCGTACGGCTGCAGCGCTCCGGTCGTCTACCTGGTTCCCTACGCCCTCAGCGTGGGCGTGGAGCACCAGCACGCCGCCTTCCTCGTGTCCATATTCGGAGTCAGCGGCATTCTGGGGAACATCACCTTCGGATGGATcacggacaggaa GTGTCTGAAGAGGTACCGCATGCTGAGCTTCATGCTGGCGATCGGCATGGAGGGCCTCTGCTGCATGTTCATCcccctccttcactccttctcGCTCCTCGTCCCGTTCGCCGTGCTCTACGGCTACTTTGACGGCGCCTACGTCGTGCTCATACCGGTGGTGACCTCCGACATCGTGGGCTCCACCAATCTCCCCTCGGGTCTGGGCGTGGTCTACTTCCTGCACGCCATCCCCTACCTGATCAGCCCACCGATAGGAG GTTGGTTAGTCGACGTGACGGGCAACTACGTGGCCACCTTCTTCCTCAGCGGCGCCTGCTTCATGTGCAGCTCCGTGGTGCTGATAGCCACCATGTTGGTCAGACGCTGCCGGAGGTCCAAGTCTGACTTGGCCGCACATTTATACCCACATCTCTCTGCTGCCGAGGCCGCCGCCGATCGGCAGGGAATCATATGA
- the LOC118283466 gene encoding monocarboxylate transporter 12-B isoform X2 translates to MAVTKEQRLGGSRRTSGDAVPPEGGWGWMVVAGCFLATICIRAVTRCVSMFFVEFQLHFDKDYSTTAWIHSLIDSTTMLCAPLGGFLASRLSCRATVMLGGLLSAAGLVLSSFASSLEYLYAFLGILTGSGIGTFVLAPVVQLLIENYSWRGALLILGGFVSNLCVCGALMRSPEPGGEGMSEDSLTDLERDCVATMADCKDAGRAPADCGRAAAPATQLEINNLKNTQGLLISRGMLKNIALGSDKPAERKLVLLSSPADMTIAECILFSNKLTESVLGEMKRSDSKFANGSTIEDMKLVESMILSSKSADKGVKMEDSGLTEAKETDVGHFGDAVSPRPPPPPLRPSSRGRCFGEEFGFLVAPDFLILSVAFLFLAYGCSAPVVYLVPYALSVGVEHQHAAFLVSIFGVSGILGNITFGWITDRKCLKRYRMLSFMLAIGMEGLCCMFIPLLHSFSLLVPFAVLYGYFDGAYVVLIPVVTSDIVGSTNLPSGLGVVYFLHAIPYLISPPIGGWLVDVTGNYVATFFLSGACFMCSSVVLIATMLVRRCRRSKSDLAAHLYPHLSAAEAAADRQGII, encoded by the exons ATGGCCGTCACCAAGGAGCAGAGGCTCggaggaagcaggaggacgTCCGGGGACGCGGTCCCACCGGAGGGCGGCTGGGGCTGGATGGTCGTGGCCGGTTGTTTCCTCGCCACCATCTGCATCCGGGCCGTCACCag ATGTGTCTCCATGTTCTTCGTGGAGTTCCAGCTGCACTTTGACAAGGATTACTCCACCACCGCCTGGATCCACAGTCTGATCGACTCCACCACCATGCTCTGTG CTCCTCTGGGCGGTTTCCTCGCGAGCCGCCTGTCGTGCAGAGCCACCGTGATGCTGGGGGGTCTGCTGTCCGCCGCGGGGCTCGTCCTCAGCTCCTTCGCCTCCAGCCTGGAATATCTCTACGCCTTCCTGGGCATCCTCACAG GTAGCGGCATTGGCACCTTCGTCCTGGCTCCTGTGGTCCAGCTGCTGATAGAGAACTACTCGTGGAGAGGAGCTCTGCTCATCCTGGGGGGATTCGTGTCCAACCTGTGTGTCTGCGGCGCTCTGATGCGGTCGCCGGAGCCGGGAGGTGAAGG GATGTCGGAGGACAGCCTGACCGACCTGGAGCGAGATTGCGTGGCAACAATGGCGGATTGCAAAGACGCGGGACGAGCGCCCGCCGATTGCGGCCGAGCGGCGGCGCCCGCCACGCAGCTGGAAATCAACAACTTGAAGAACACTCAGGGGCTGCTCATATCCAGGGGGATGCTCAAAAACATTGCGCTCGGAAGCGACAAGCCGGCCGAGAGGAAGCTAGTGCTGCTGTCGAGCCCGGCGGACATGACGATCGCCGAATGCATCCTGTTCAGCAACAAGCTGACGGAGTCGGTGCTGGGGGAGATGAAGCGCTCGGATTCCAAATTTGCCAACGGCAGCACGATCGAGGACATGAAGCTGGTGGAGAGCATGATCTTGAGCAGCAAGTCAGCTGACAAGGGCGTGAAGATGGAAGACTCCGGACTCACTGAAGCCAAAGAAACCGATGTCGGTCACTTTGGCGACGCAGTTagccctcgtcctcctcctcctcctctgcgacCTTCATCCAGAGGTCGCTGTTTTGGCGAGGAGTTTGGGTTCCTCGTGGCGCCCGACTTCTTGATCCTGTCCGTGGCCTTCCTGTTTCTGGCGTACGGCTGCAGCGCTCCGGTCGTCTACCTGGTTCCCTACGCCCTCAGCGTGGGCGTGGAGCACCAGCACGCCGCCTTCCTCGTGTCCATATTCGGAGTCAGCGGCATTCTGGGGAACATCACCTTCGGATGGATcacggacaggaa GTGTCTGAAGAGGTACCGCATGCTGAGCTTCATGCTGGCGATCGGCATGGAGGGCCTCTGCTGCATGTTCATCcccctccttcactccttctcGCTCCTCGTCCCGTTCGCCGTGCTCTACGGCTACTTTGACGGCGCCTACGTCGTGCTCATACCGGTGGTGACCTCCGACATCGTGGGCTCCACCAATCTCCCCTCGGGTCTGGGCGTGGTCTACTTCCTGCACGCCATCCCCTACCTGATCAGCCCACCGATAGGAG GTTGGTTAGTCGACGTGACGGGCAACTACGTGGCCACCTTCTTCCTCAGCGGCGCCTGCTTCATGTGCAGCTCCGTGGTGCTGATAGCCACCATGTTGGTCAGACGCTGCCGGAGGTCCAAGTCTGACTTGGCCGCACATTTATACCCACATCTCTCTGCTGCCGAGGCCGCCGCCGATCGGCAGGGAATCATATGA
- the LOC118283610 gene encoding pantothenate kinase 1 isoform X2: MKLISEKKPGKSFPWFGMDIGGTLVKLVYFEPVDITAEEEQEEVENLKSIRRYLTSNVAYGKTGVRDVHLELRNLTMCGRTGNLHFIRFPTQAMPRFIQMGRDKNFSSLHTTLCATGGGAYKFENDFRSMADLELLKLDELDCLIRGLLYVDRVSFNGHPECYYFQNPADTESCVKKPCTLEDPFPMLLVNIGSGVSILAVYSENDYKRVTGTSLGGGTFLGLCCLLTGCETFEEALEMASKGDSTNVDKLVKDIYGGDYERFGLQGSAVASSFGHMMSQDKRDSISKEDLARATLVTITNNIGSIARMCAVNEKIERVVFVGNFLRINTVSMKLLAYAMDFWSKGQLRALFLEHEGYFGAVGALMELLKTTEDP; this comes from the exons CCTTCCCCTGGTTTGGGATGGACATCGGTGGCACCCTGGTGAAGCTCGTGTACTTTGAGCCAGTCGACATCActgcagaggaagaacaggaagaaGTGGAAAACCTCAAGTCCATCCGCCGCTACCTCACCTCAAATGTGGCCTATG GTAAAACAGGCGTCCGCGACGTCCACCTGGAGCTGAGGAACTTGACCATGTGCGGCAGGACGGGTAACCTGCACTTCATCCGCTTCCCGACGCAGGCCATGCCGCGCTTCATCCAGATGGGACGCGACAAGAACTTCTCCAGCCTGCACACGACGCTGTGCGCCACCGGAGGCGGGGCGTACAAGTTCGAGAACGACTTCCGATCG ATGGCCgacctggagctgctgaagcTGGACGAGCTGGACTGCCTGATCCGCGGCCTGCTGTACGTCGACCGGGTGAGCTTCAACGGACACCCGGAGTGCTACTACTTCCAGAACCCGGCAGACACCGAGAGCTGCGTGAAGAAGCCCTGCACCCTGGAAGACCCCTTCCCCATGCTGCTGGTCAACATCGGCTCCGGGGTCTCCATACTGGCCGTGTACTCGGAGAACGACTACAAGCGGGTGACTGGCACCAG TCTGGGAGGTGGTACATTCCTGGGCCTCTGCTGTCTGCTGACGGGCTGCGAGACGTTCGAGGAGGCGTTGGAAATGGCCAGCAAGGGCGACTCCACCAACGTGGACAAGCTGGTGAAGGACATCTACGGAGGAGACTACGAGCGCTTCGGCCTGCAGGGCTCTGCCGTCGCATCCAG ttttggtCACATGATGAGCCAAGACAAGCGAGACAGCATCAGTAAGGAAGACTTGGCCAGAGCCACGCTGGTCACCATCACTAACAACATAGGATCCATAGCACGGATGTGTGCTGTCAATGAG aaaatcgAGCGCGTCGTGTTCGTGGGGAACTTCCTTCGCATCAACACCGTGTCCATGAAGCTGCTGGCCTACGCCATGGACTTCTGGTCCAAAGGACAACTGAGAGCCCTCTTCCTGGAGCACGAG GGTTATTTCGGAGCGGTGGGCGCGCTGATGGAGCTGCTCAAGACGACCGAGGACCCGTGA
- the LOC118283610 gene encoding pantothenate kinase 1 isoform X3: protein MKLISEKKPAFPWFGMDIGGTLVKLVYFEPVDITAEEEQEEVENLKSIRRYLTSNVAYGKTGVRDVHLELRNLTMCGRTGNLHFIRFPTQAMPRFIQMGRDKNFSSLHTTLCATGGGAYKFENDFRSMADLELLKLDELDCLIRGLLYVDRVSFNGHPECYYFQNPADTESCVKKPCTLEDPFPMLLVNIGSGVSILAVYSENDYKRVTGTSLGGGTFLGLCCLLTGCETFEEALEMASKGDSTNVDKLVKDIYGGDYERFGLQGSAVASSFGHMMSQDKRDSISKEDLARATLVTITNNIGSIARMCAVNEKIERVVFVGNFLRINTVSMKLLAYAMDFWSKGQLRALFLEHEGYFGAVGALMELLKTTEDP, encoded by the exons CCTTCCCCTGGTTTGGGATGGACATCGGTGGCACCCTGGTGAAGCTCGTGTACTTTGAGCCAGTCGACATCActgcagaggaagaacaggaagaaGTGGAAAACCTCAAGTCCATCCGCCGCTACCTCACCTCAAATGTGGCCTATG GTAAAACAGGCGTCCGCGACGTCCACCTGGAGCTGAGGAACTTGACCATGTGCGGCAGGACGGGTAACCTGCACTTCATCCGCTTCCCGACGCAGGCCATGCCGCGCTTCATCCAGATGGGACGCGACAAGAACTTCTCCAGCCTGCACACGACGCTGTGCGCCACCGGAGGCGGGGCGTACAAGTTCGAGAACGACTTCCGATCG ATGGCCgacctggagctgctgaagcTGGACGAGCTGGACTGCCTGATCCGCGGCCTGCTGTACGTCGACCGGGTGAGCTTCAACGGACACCCGGAGTGCTACTACTTCCAGAACCCGGCAGACACCGAGAGCTGCGTGAAGAAGCCCTGCACCCTGGAAGACCCCTTCCCCATGCTGCTGGTCAACATCGGCTCCGGGGTCTCCATACTGGCCGTGTACTCGGAGAACGACTACAAGCGGGTGACTGGCACCAG TCTGGGAGGTGGTACATTCCTGGGCCTCTGCTGTCTGCTGACGGGCTGCGAGACGTTCGAGGAGGCGTTGGAAATGGCCAGCAAGGGCGACTCCACCAACGTGGACAAGCTGGTGAAGGACATCTACGGAGGAGACTACGAGCGCTTCGGCCTGCAGGGCTCTGCCGTCGCATCCAG ttttggtCACATGATGAGCCAAGACAAGCGAGACAGCATCAGTAAGGAAGACTTGGCCAGAGCCACGCTGGTCACCATCACTAACAACATAGGATCCATAGCACGGATGTGTGCTGTCAATGAG aaaatcgAGCGCGTCGTGTTCGTGGGGAACTTCCTTCGCATCAACACCGTGTCCATGAAGCTGCTGGCCTACGCCATGGACTTCTGGTCCAAAGGACAACTGAGAGCCCTCTTCCTGGAGCACGAG GGTTATTTCGGAGCGGTGGGCGCGCTGATGGAGCTGCTCAAGACGACCGAGGACCCGTGA